A genomic stretch from Serratia entomophila includes:
- the baeS gene encoding envelope stress sensor histidine kinase BaeS, translating into MKIGITGKLFLAILATCLLVLITMHWGVRVSFERGFIDYIKHSNEQRITMLGEALEDQYSRHGNWVFLRNNDQVVYQIMRSFEQNSDSSHNLPPKGWRTQFWVVDSQFNRLVGHSGPVPKEGPRLPIRYNNEIVGWVITTPVERLTRNTDISFDRQQRRTSWIIVALSTLLAAAVTWMLSRGMLAPVKRLVAGTHRLAAGDFTARVAVSSQDELGRLAQDFNQLAMSLEKNEQMRRAFMADVSHELRTPLAVLRGELEALQDGVRQPTPASLNSLQAEVSTLTKLVDDLHQLSLSDLGALAYRKSAVDCVHLLLIAVAAFRERFRAKGLEIVTHLPAQAPLFGDPDRLNQLFNNLLENSLRYTDAGGRLEIGAELLPGRLLIYWQDSAPGINDQQLARIFERFYRAEGSRNRASGGSGLGLAICHNIVEAHDGQIHAAHSPLGGVRITVEFATPIKNKAP; encoded by the coding sequence ATGAAGATAGGCATTACCGGGAAGCTGTTCCTGGCCATTTTAGCCACCTGCCTGCTGGTGTTGATCACCATGCACTGGGGGGTGCGCGTCAGCTTTGAACGCGGCTTTATCGATTACATCAAACACAGCAACGAGCAACGCATCACCATGCTGGGCGAAGCGCTGGAAGACCAATACAGCCGCCACGGCAACTGGGTGTTCCTGCGCAACAACGATCAGGTGGTTTATCAGATCATGCGCTCGTTCGAACAAAACAGCGACAGCAGCCACAATCTGCCGCCCAAAGGCTGGCGCACTCAGTTCTGGGTGGTGGACAGCCAGTTCAACCGGCTGGTGGGCCATTCCGGCCCGGTGCCGAAGGAAGGGCCGCGCCTGCCGATCCGCTATAACAACGAGATAGTCGGCTGGGTGATCACCACCCCGGTAGAGCGGCTGACGCGCAATACCGACATTAGCTTCGATCGCCAGCAGCGGCGCACCAGCTGGATTATCGTCGCGCTCTCTACCCTGCTGGCGGCGGCGGTGACCTGGATGTTGTCGCGCGGCATGCTGGCCCCGGTCAAACGCCTGGTGGCCGGTACTCATCGGCTGGCGGCGGGGGACTTTACCGCTCGCGTGGCGGTCAGCAGCCAGGACGAACTTGGCCGCCTGGCGCAGGACTTTAACCAGCTCGCCATGTCTCTGGAGAAAAACGAACAGATGCGCCGCGCCTTTATGGCCGACGTCTCTCACGAACTGCGCACCCCGCTGGCGGTGCTGCGCGGCGAACTGGAAGCATTGCAGGACGGCGTGCGCCAACCGACCCCGGCCTCGCTTAATTCGCTGCAGGCGGAGGTGTCGACCCTGACCAAACTGGTGGACGACCTGCACCAGCTTTCGCTTTCCGATCTTGGCGCGTTGGCCTACCGCAAATCGGCGGTCGACTGCGTGCACCTGCTGTTGATCGCCGTCGCCGCCTTCCGCGAACGCTTCCGCGCCAAAGGGCTGGAGATCGTCACCCACTTGCCGGCTCAGGCGCCGCTGTTCGGCGATCCGGACCGGCTTAACCAGTTGTTCAATAACCTGCTGGAAAACAGCCTGCGCTACACCGACGCCGGCGGCCGCCTGGAGATCGGCGCGGAGCTGTTGCCTGGCCGGTTGCTGATCTACTGGCAAGACAGCGCTCCCGGCATCAATGACCAGCAGCTGGCGCGCATTTTCGAACGCTTCTATCGCGCCGAAGGCTCGCGCAACCGCGCCAGCGGCGGTTCCGGCCTGGGGCTGGCTATCTGCCACAACATCGTTGAAGCCCACGACGGCCAGATCCATGCTGCGCACTCGCCTTTAGGCGGCGTACGCATTACAGTAGAATTCGCCACCCCGATTAAGAATAAGGCGCCGTGA
- the baeR gene encoding envelope stress response regulator BaeR, whose protein sequence is MEPQNQPLQIMIVEDEPKLGQLLVDYLQAAGYATRWLTNGSEVVPAVHQQPPALILLDLMLPGSDGLTVCRELRRFTDVPVVMVTAKIEEIDRLLGLEIGADDYICKPYSPREVVARVKTILRRSYRPQDNVREDSLLHIDEPRFQASYQGHMLDLTPAEFRLLKTLASQPGNVFSREQLLNNLYDDYRVVTDRTIDSHIKNLRRKLELIDGEKSFIRSVYGVGYRWEAEPCRLVNGL, encoded by the coding sequence ATGGAACCCCAAAATCAACCTTTGCAAATCATGATCGTTGAAGATGAGCCCAAGCTGGGCCAGCTGTTGGTGGATTATTTGCAGGCGGCGGGCTACGCCACCCGCTGGCTGACCAACGGCAGCGAAGTGGTGCCGGCGGTGCACCAACAGCCGCCGGCGCTGATCCTGTTGGACCTGATGCTGCCGGGCAGCGACGGGCTGACGGTATGCCGCGAACTGCGGCGCTTTACCGACGTGCCCGTCGTGATGGTGACGGCGAAGATTGAAGAGATCGATCGCCTGCTGGGCCTGGAGATCGGCGCCGACGATTACATCTGCAAGCCCTACAGCCCGCGCGAAGTGGTGGCGCGGGTGAAGACCATTCTGCGCCGTAGCTACCGGCCGCAGGACAATGTGCGGGAAGACTCGCTGCTGCACATCGACGAACCGCGCTTTCAGGCCAGCTATCAGGGGCACATGCTGGATCTGACGCCGGCGGAGTTTCGCCTGCTGAAAACCCTGGCCAGCCAGCCGGGCAACGTTTTCTCGCGCGAGCAGCTGCTCAACAATCTGTATGACGACTACCGGGTGGTCACCGACCGCACCATCGACAGCCACATCAAAAACCTGCGGCGCAAGCTGGAGCTGATCGACGGCGAAAAGTCGTTTATCCGCTCGGTTTACGGCGTGGGTTACCGCTGGGAGGCCGAGCCCTGCCGGCTGGTGAACGGGCTGTAA
- a CDS encoding YegP family protein: MAIGHYELKKAKNGQYHFNLKASNGEIILASEMYASKASAENGIASVQTNSPHEAQYELKHSSSNQPYFVLKAKNHQVIGVSEMYSSESAAKNGIQSVIKNGPATDVRDLSA; this comes from the coding sequence ATGGCAATCGGTCATTATGAGCTGAAAAAAGCAAAGAACGGACAGTACCACTTCAACCTGAAAGCCAGTAACGGCGAGATCATTCTGGCCAGCGAGATGTACGCCAGCAAAGCGTCGGCGGAAAACGGCATCGCCTCGGTGCAAACCAATTCGCCGCACGAAGCGCAGTATGAACTGAAGCACAGCAGCAGCAACCAGCCGTACTTTGTGCTGAAAGCCAAGAACCATCAGGTGATCGGCGTCAGCGAAATGTACAGCTCCGAAAGCGCGGCCAAAAACGGCATCCAGTCGGTCATTAAAAACGGCCCGGCTACCGACGTGCGTGATTTAAGCGCCTGA
- the trhP gene encoding prephenate-dependent tRNA uridine(34) hydroxylase TrhP, which translates to MFTPELLSPAGTLKNMRYAFAYGADAVYAGQPRYSLRVRNNEFNHENLAQGINEAHALGKKFYVVVNIAPHNAKLKTFLRDLKPVIDMGPDALIMSDPGLIMMVREAFPQMDIHLSVQANAVNWATVKFWQQMGLTRVILSRELSLEEIAEIRAQVPDMELEIFVHGALCMAYSGRCLLSGYINKRDPNQGTCTNACRWQYKAEEGKEDDTGNIVHMHEPIPVQTVEPTLGIGAPTDKVFMLSEAQKPGEYMSAFEDEHGTYIMNSKDLRAIQHVERLTQLGVHSLKIEGRTKSFYYCARTAQVYRRAIDDAAAGKPFDPSLLTTLEGLAHRGYTEGFLRRHVHEAQQNYDYGSSLSERQQFVGEFTGVRRDGWAEVDVKNKFMLDDSVEMMTPGGNVQFRLESMQNKKGEPIAVAPGNGHIVYLPIPQDIDLNYALLIRNLADENSAGV; encoded by the coding sequence ATGTTTACACCGGAACTTCTCTCCCCTGCCGGAACGCTGAAAAACATGCGTTACGCCTTCGCCTATGGCGCCGATGCGGTTTACGCCGGCCAGCCGCGCTACAGCCTGCGGGTGCGCAACAACGAGTTCAACCACGAAAACCTGGCGCAGGGCATCAACGAAGCCCATGCGCTCGGCAAAAAATTTTACGTGGTGGTGAATATCGCCCCGCACAACGCCAAGCTGAAAACCTTCCTGCGCGACCTGAAGCCGGTGATCGACATGGGCCCGGATGCGCTGATCATGTCCGATCCCGGCCTGATCATGATGGTGCGCGAAGCCTTCCCGCAGATGGATATCCATCTGTCGGTGCAGGCCAATGCGGTCAACTGGGCGACGGTGAAGTTCTGGCAGCAAATGGGGCTGACCCGCGTGATCCTGTCGCGCGAGCTGTCGCTGGAAGAGATCGCCGAAATCCGCGCCCAGGTGCCGGACATGGAGCTGGAGATCTTCGTGCACGGCGCGCTGTGCATGGCTTACTCCGGCCGCTGCCTGCTGTCCGGCTATATCAACAAGCGCGATCCCAATCAGGGCACCTGCACCAACGCCTGCCGCTGGCAGTATAAGGCGGAGGAAGGCAAGGAAGACGACACCGGCAACATCGTGCATATGCACGAGCCGATCCCGGTGCAGACCGTCGAGCCGACGCTGGGCATCGGCGCACCGACCGATAAGGTGTTTATGCTGTCCGAGGCGCAAAAGCCGGGCGAATACATGAGCGCCTTTGAAGACGAACACGGCACCTACATCATGAACTCCAAGGATCTGCGCGCCATTCAGCACGTGGAGCGCCTGACCCAGCTTGGCGTGCATTCCCTGAAGATAGAAGGCCGCACCAAGTCCTTCTATTACTGCGCGCGCACCGCCCAGGTTTATCGCCGGGCGATAGACGACGCCGCGGCCGGCAAACCCTTCGATCCCAGCCTGCTCACCACGCTGGAAGGGCTGGCGCACCGCGGCTACACCGAAGGTTTTCTGCGCCGCCATGTGCACGAAGCGCAACAGAATTACGACTACGGCTCTTCGCTGTCCGAACGCCAGCAGTTTGTCGGTGAATTCACCGGCGTGCGGCGCGACGGCTGGGCCGAAGTGGACGTGAAAAACAAATTTATGCTTGACGACAGCGTGGAAATGATGACGCCCGGCGGCAATGTTCAGTTCCGTCTGGAAAGCATGCAAAATAAAAAAGGCGAGCCGATAGCAGTGGCGCCAGGCAACGGCCACATCGTTTATTTGCCAATCCCGCAGGATATCGACCTCAATTACGCGTTGCTGATCCGCAATTTGGCGGATGAGAATAGCGCAGGGGTGTAA
- the yegS gene encoding lipid kinase YegS has product MHQPAPALLIINGKGAGNEELRLAVQRLREEQLRLHVRVTWEHGDAARYVEEAVRLGVGTVVAGGGDGTINEVAAALAQQPAQHRPALGILPLGTANDFAVACNVPLAPEQALQLAIKGRAVPIDLAKVNDTRYFINMATGGFGTRITTETPEKLKAALGGVSYFVHGLLRMDTLQADRCEIRGPDFHWSGQALVIGIGNGKQAGGGQQLCPDALINDGLLQLRLLMADELLPALVAALFNDEENKNIISAALPWLEIDAPHDMTFNLDGEPLKGRHFRIEVLPQAIECRLPPNCALLG; this is encoded by the coding sequence ATGCATCAACCAGCACCAGCGCTGCTCATCATCAATGGAAAAGGCGCCGGCAACGAAGAACTGCGCCTTGCCGTACAACGGCTGCGCGAAGAGCAGCTCAGGCTGCACGTGCGCGTGACCTGGGAGCATGGCGACGCCGCGCGCTACGTCGAGGAAGCCGTCCGGCTGGGCGTCGGCACCGTGGTGGCGGGTGGCGGCGACGGCACCATCAATGAAGTGGCCGCCGCGCTGGCCCAGCAGCCGGCACAGCATCGCCCGGCGTTGGGCATTCTGCCGCTCGGCACCGCCAATGACTTCGCCGTGGCCTGCAATGTCCCGCTGGCGCCGGAGCAGGCGCTGCAGCTGGCGATCAAAGGCCGCGCGGTGCCGATCGATCTGGCGAAGGTCAACGATACGCGCTATTTCATCAATATGGCTACCGGCGGCTTCGGCACCCGCATCACCACCGAAACGCCGGAAAAACTCAAGGCGGCGCTGGGCGGCGTCTCCTACTTCGTTCATGGGCTGCTGCGCATGGACACCCTGCAGGCCGACCGCTGCGAAATCCGCGGCCCGGATTTCCATTGGTCCGGCCAGGCGTTGGTGATCGGCATCGGCAACGGCAAACAGGCCGGCGGCGGCCAGCAGCTGTGCCCGGATGCGCTGATCAACGACGGCCTGCTGCAGCTGCGGCTGCTGATGGCCGACGAGCTGCTGCCGGCGCTGGTGGCCGCCCTGTTCAACGACGAAGAGAACAAGAACATCATCAGCGCCGCACTGCCGTGGCTGGAGATCGACGCGCCGCATGATATGACCTTCAACCTGGATGGCGAGCCCCTGAAGGGCCGGCATTTCCGCATCGAAGTGCTGCCGCAGGCCATCGAGTGCCGCCTGCCGCCCAACTGCGCCCTGCTGGGCTAG
- the manD gene encoding D-mannonate dehydratase ManD produces the protein MKIVNAEVFVTCPGRNFVTLKITTDDGITGIGDATLNGRELPVASYLKDHVCPQLIGRDAHQIEDIWQFFYKGAYWRRGPVTMSAISAVDMALWDIKGKAANMPLYQLLGGASRTGVMVYCHTTGHSIDEVLDDYARHKELGFKAIRAQCGVPGMKTTYGMAKGKGQAYEPATKGNWPEEQLWSTEKYLDFTPKLFEAVRNKFGFDEHLLHDMHHRLTPIEAARFGKSIEQYRLFWMEDPTPAENQECFRLIRQHTVTPIAVGEVFNSIWDCKQLIEEQLIDYIRTTLTHAGGITGMRRIADFASLYQVRTGSHGPSDLSPICMAAALHFDLWVPNFGVQEYMGYSEQMLEVFPHSWTFNDGYMHPGDKPGLGIEFDEKRAARYPYEPAYLPVARLEDGTLWNW, from the coding sequence ATGAAAATTGTAAACGCCGAGGTGTTTGTCACCTGTCCGGGCCGGAATTTCGTCACGTTGAAGATCACTACCGACGATGGCATCACCGGCATCGGCGACGCCACGCTGAACGGCCGCGAGCTGCCGGTGGCTTCCTACCTGAAGGATCACGTCTGCCCGCAGTTGATCGGCCGCGACGCGCATCAGATCGAGGACATCTGGCAGTTCTTCTACAAGGGCGCCTACTGGCGGCGTGGCCCGGTAACCATGTCGGCCATCTCCGCCGTCGACATGGCGCTGTGGGACATTAAGGGCAAGGCGGCCAATATGCCGCTGTACCAGTTGCTGGGCGGCGCATCGCGCACCGGGGTGATGGTGTACTGCCACACCACCGGCCACTCTATCGACGAAGTGCTCGACGACTACGCCAGGCATAAAGAGCTGGGCTTCAAAGCCATTCGCGCCCAGTGCGGCGTGCCGGGCATGAAAACCACCTACGGCATGGCCAAGGGCAAAGGGCAGGCCTACGAGCCGGCCACCAAAGGCAACTGGCCGGAAGAACAGCTGTGGTCGACGGAGAAATACCTCGACTTCACCCCCAAACTGTTCGAGGCGGTACGCAACAAATTCGGCTTCGACGAACACCTGTTGCACGACATGCATCATCGCCTGACGCCAATCGAAGCGGCGCGCTTCGGCAAAAGCATCGAGCAGTACCGGCTGTTCTGGATGGAAGATCCGACCCCGGCGGAAAACCAGGAATGTTTCCGCCTGATCCGCCAGCACACCGTCACGCCGATCGCCGTCGGCGAGGTGTTCAACAGCATCTGGGACTGCAAGCAGCTGATCGAAGAACAACTGATCGACTATATCCGCACCACGCTCACCCACGCGGGCGGCATTACCGGCATGCGCCGCATCGCCGACTTTGCCTCGCTGTATCAGGTGCGCACCGGTTCGCACGGCCCTTCCGACCTGTCGCCCATCTGCATGGCGGCGGCGCTGCACTTCGATCTCTGGGTACCGAACTTCGGCGTACAGGAATACATGGGCTATTCCGAGCAGATGCTTGAGGTGTTCCCGCACAGCTGGACGTTCAACGACGGCTATATGCACCCGGGCGACAAGCCGGGGCTGGGCATCGAGTTCGATGAAAAGCGTGCGGCCCGCTACCCCTATGAACCCGCCTACCTGCCGGTGGCGCGCCTGGAGGATGGCACCTTATGGAACTGGTAA
- a CDS encoding Zn-dependent oxidoreductase, with translation MRSVVIEQPGRLAIQQRELPQPAAGEVRVKVKFAGICGSDVHIYHGHNPFAKYPRVIGHEFFGLIDAVGAGVDPQRIGERVSVDPVVSCGHCYPCSVGRPNVCSALQVIGVHRDGGFSDYACAPARNAYPIPAGISDRHAAMVEPFTIAANITAHLQPRADDIALIYGAGPMGLTVIQTLKGVYGVKQVIVTDRIAERLTMAQQNGADWAFNNAEASLPQALLERGIRPTLIVDAACHPAILQEAINLASPAARIGIMGFSGDACTITQQSVTSKELSIFSSRLNSARFPQVIDWMAAGKIDPARLITHCVPADEVERAMLMFERDQRTCCKVLLQFG, from the coding sequence ATGCGCAGCGTAGTGATTGAACAGCCCGGCCGGTTGGCCATCCAGCAACGCGAGCTGCCGCAGCCGGCGGCCGGCGAAGTGCGGGTGAAGGTGAAATTTGCCGGCATCTGCGGCTCCGACGTGCACATCTATCACGGCCATAATCCGTTCGCCAAATACCCGCGGGTGATCGGCCACGAATTCTTCGGCCTGATCGATGCGGTGGGCGCCGGCGTCGATCCCCAACGCATCGGCGAACGCGTCTCGGTCGATCCGGTAGTGAGCTGCGGGCATTGTTACCCCTGCTCGGTCGGCCGCCCCAACGTCTGCAGCGCGCTGCAGGTGATCGGCGTGCACCGCGACGGCGGCTTCAGCGACTACGCCTGCGCCCCGGCGCGCAACGCCTACCCCATTCCGGCCGGCATCAGCGATCGCCACGCGGCGATGGTCGAACCCTTCACCATCGCCGCCAACATTACCGCCCACCTGCAGCCCAGGGCCGACGATATTGCGCTGATCTACGGCGCGGGCCCGATGGGGCTGACGGTGATCCAAACGCTGAAGGGCGTCTACGGTGTCAAACAGGTGATCGTCACCGATCGCATCGCCGAGCGGCTGACGATGGCGCAGCAAAACGGCGCCGACTGGGCATTCAACAACGCCGAAGCCTCGCTGCCGCAGGCGCTGCTGGAACGCGGCATCCGCCCGACGTTGATCGTCGATGCGGCCTGCCACCCGGCCATCCTGCAGGAGGCGATCAACCTGGCCTCACCGGCGGCGCGCATCGGCATCATGGGCTTCTCCGGCGACGCCTGCACGATCACCCAGCAGAGCGTCACCAGCAAGGAGCTGTCGATTTTTTCTTCGCGCCTCAACAGCGCGCGTTTCCCGCAGGTGATTGACTGGATGGCCGCCGGGAAAATCGATCCGGCGCGGCTGATCACCCACTGTGTGCCGGCCGATGAGGTCGAACGGGCGATGCTGATGTTCGAACGGGACCAACGCACCTGCTGCAAGGTTTTACTGCAGTTCGGTTAG
- a CDS encoding MFS transporter, with the protein MFKNLRWTIVFLLFMVYMINYLDRVALSITVPMIEKDLLLNAEQFGFIFGSFFFGYAIFNFIGGLAVDKFGPTLVLGVAVGLWSIFCGMTAVATGFYSMLILRVLFGMAEGPICASANKMINGWFPKKQAATAMGLLSAGSPLGGAVAGPIVGYLALAFGWRPAFMIICSIGIVWMLIWFFVVADNPAKSKRIGSGELALIGRLQQENHSEEQALSNAAHGLGYYLKQPIILVTAFAFFCYNYILFFFLSWFPSYLVQAHNLNIKEMSLTTVIPWIVGFVGLALGGYISDKIFNMTGKLLLSRKIVLVTSLLAAAACVALAGTVSSVVPAVVLMSISIFFLYITGAIYWAIIQDVVHKSRVGGASGFIHLVGSVSGIVGPIVTGYIVQNTGKFDSAFMLAGGVAALGAVLVLLVIKAPRAAAQAQTLKP; encoded by the coding sequence ATGTTTAAAAACCTGCGTTGGACCATCGTATTCCTGCTGTTCATGGTTTACATGATCAACTACCTCGACCGCGTGGCGCTGTCGATTACCGTGCCGATGATCGAGAAAGATCTGCTGCTGAACGCCGAGCAGTTCGGCTTTATCTTCGGCAGCTTCTTCTTCGGCTACGCCATTTTCAACTTTATCGGCGGGCTGGCGGTGGACAAGTTCGGCCCCACCCTGGTGCTGGGGGTGGCGGTGGGCCTGTGGTCAATCTTCTGCGGCATGACCGCGGTGGCCACCGGCTTCTACTCGATGCTGATCCTGCGCGTCCTGTTCGGTATGGCCGAAGGGCCGATCTGCGCCTCCGCCAACAAGATGATCAACGGCTGGTTCCCGAAGAAACAGGCGGCGACCGCCATGGGCCTGCTCAGCGCCGGCTCGCCGCTGGGCGGCGCGGTGGCGGGGCCGATCGTCGGCTATCTGGCGCTGGCCTTCGGCTGGCGCCCGGCCTTCATGATCATCTGTTCGATAGGCATCGTCTGGATGCTGATATGGTTCTTTGTGGTGGCGGATAACCCGGCGAAAAGCAAACGCATCGGCAGCGGCGAGCTGGCGCTGATCGGCCGGCTGCAGCAGGAAAACCACAGTGAAGAACAGGCGCTGAGCAACGCCGCGCACGGCCTGGGCTATTACCTGAAACAGCCGATCATCCTGGTCACCGCCTTCGCCTTCTTCTGCTACAACTACATTCTGTTCTTCTTCCTGAGCTGGTTCCCGTCGTACCTGGTGCAGGCGCATAACCTGAACATCAAGGAGATGAGCCTGACCACGGTGATCCCCTGGATCGTCGGCTTCGTCGGCCTGGCGCTCGGCGGCTACATCTCGGACAAGATCTTCAACATGACCGGCAAGCTGCTGCTGTCGCGCAAGATAGTGCTGGTGACCAGCCTGCTGGCGGCGGCGGCGTGCGTGGCGCTGGCGGGCACCGTCAGCAGCGTGGTGCCGGCGGTGGTGCTGATGTCGATCTCCATTTTCTTCCTGTATATCACCGGCGCCATTTACTGGGCGATCATTCAGGACGTGGTGCATAAATCACGGGTGGGCGGCGCCAGCGGCTTTATTCACCTGGTCGGCAGCGTTTCCGGCATCGTCGGCCCGATCGTTACCGGCTACATCGTGCAGAACACCGGCAAATTCGACAGCGCCTTCATGCTGGCGGGTGGGGTCGCCGCACTGGGCGCAGTGCTGGTGCTGCTGGTCATCAAGGCGCCGCGCGCCGCCGCGCAAGCGCAAACATTAAAACCATAA
- a CDS encoding mannitol dehydrogenase family protein, with product MKLSSSSALPAAIARPGYPRERLKPRIVHIGFGAFHRAHQAVYADRLAAEHASDWGYCEISMQHGRQKIADLQRQELLYSVAEMDDGGWRGRVIGVVRRALHLQADGLTAVLEAMADPQVAIVSLTISEKGYCHQPASGQLMANHPAIEHDIAHPLQPQSAPGLILAALRLRRRRGLPPFAVMSCDNMPANGQVTRNVITQLAQCRDAELADWLRREVAFPSTMVDRIVPAVTQETRQRLQSLLGGVEDDAGVACEPFSQWVIEDNFPQGRPAWEKAGAELVRDVLPYEEMKLRMLNGSHSFLAYLGYLAGYQHIGDCMQDADFARAARHLMLAEQAPTLQTREADLTQYADSLLQRFSNRALKHRTGQIATDGSQKLPQRLLDSIRWHLAHGSRFDCLALGVAGWLRYVGGQDEQGQPIELEDPLREPIAALVAGSEQGQPRVLALLQLEAVFGRDLPGNPTFVSAIGHAYRQLLAQGAKAAVAALPSFDTEGGY from the coding sequence ATGAAACTTTCCAGCAGCAGCGCGCTGCCGGCGGCCATTGCCCGCCCCGGCTACCCGCGCGAGCGATTAAAACCGCGCATCGTGCATATCGGCTTCGGCGCCTTTCACCGCGCGCATCAGGCGGTGTATGCGGACAGGCTGGCCGCTGAGCACGCCAGCGACTGGGGCTACTGCGAGATCAGCATGCAGCACGGCCGGCAAAAGATCGCCGACCTGCAGCGGCAGGAGCTGCTGTACTCGGTAGCGGAAATGGATGACGGCGGCTGGCGTGGCCGGGTAATCGGCGTGGTGCGCCGGGCGCTGCATCTGCAGGCCGACGGCCTGACGGCGGTGCTGGAGGCCATGGCCGATCCGCAGGTAGCCATCGTTTCACTGACGATCAGCGAAAAAGGCTACTGCCACCAGCCCGCCAGCGGCCAGCTGATGGCGAACCACCCGGCGATTGAGCACGACATCGCCCACCCGCTGCAGCCGCAGTCGGCGCCCGGGTTGATCCTGGCGGCGCTGCGCCTGCGCCGCCGGCGCGGGTTGCCGCCGTTCGCGGTGATGTCCTGCGACAATATGCCGGCCAACGGCCAGGTGACGCGCAACGTGATAACCCAGCTGGCGCAGTGCCGGGACGCAGAGCTGGCCGACTGGCTGCGGCGCGAGGTGGCCTTCCCGTCCACCATGGTGGACCGCATCGTGCCGGCGGTGACGCAGGAAACCCGGCAACGGCTGCAGAGCCTGCTGGGCGGCGTTGAAGATGACGCCGGGGTGGCCTGCGAGCCGTTCAGCCAGTGGGTGATCGAAGATAACTTCCCGCAGGGGCGCCCGGCGTGGGAAAAGGCCGGCGCCGAGCTGGTGCGCGACGTGCTGCCGTACGAGGAAATGAAGCTGCGCATGCTGAACGGCAGCCATTCGTTTCTCGCCTACCTCGGCTATCTGGCCGGTTATCAGCATATCGGCGACTGCATGCAGGATGCGGATTTTGCGCGCGCCGCACGCCATCTGATGCTGGCGGAACAGGCGCCCACGCTGCAAACGCGCGAAGCGGATCTGACGCAATACGCCGATTCGCTGCTGCAGCGCTTTAGCAACCGCGCGCTGAAACACCGCACCGGGCAGATCGCCACCGACGGCTCGCAAAAGCTGCCGCAGCGGCTGCTGGATTCGATTCGTTGGCATCTGGCGCACGGCAGCCGTTTCGACTGCCTGGCGCTGGGCGTAGCCGGCTGGCTGCGCTACGTCGGCGGGCAAGACGAACAGGGCCAACCAATAGAACTCGAGGATCCGCTGCGCGAGCCTATCGCCGCGCTGGTGGCGGGCAGCGAACAAGGCCAGCCGCGCGTGCTGGCGCTGCTGCAGCTGGAGGCGGTATTCGGCCGCGATCTGCCGGGCAACCCGACCTTCGTCAGCGCGATCGGCCACGCCTACCGGCAACTGCTCGCCCAGGGCGCCAAAGCCGCCGTCGCCGCTTTGCCATCGTTCGATACAGAAGGAGGATACTGA